TGTCGACTGCATTTGCCTGACGCGCGAAAGGCGCGCCACTCAGGTAAGTCCAGTCAACCAGATCATCGTCGCGACGGCTGAAAATTGTAACGTTGGCGTGCCACTCGGCACGTTGCCGGTCGAATGCCAGCGATAGCGTGTCAGCCCTGGCCCGACCAAGCGTTGGATTGCCGCCGAACAGTCCGTTGACGCCCGAGTTCAACGCCGTGTAACCGGGCAGTTGCGACGTTGCCGCATAATCAATCGAGATCTTGTCCACTCCTGCCGTGTCGGTATGCGCCCACGTCAAACCCAGCAGCGGCAACAGCGCGTTGTCATCCCTGTTCGATGCATCAAAAGTTGCCCCTAGGCGCAAGGTGAGATGGTTTGCGCTGTCGATCATCCAACGGCGCGACGGCGCCACACTGAGGCGGGCATAGCGCCGTGAATTAAATGTGCCGTGAGTCAGGTCTGTTGAGCGCAGCAATTCATCCGCTGACAATTGCAGTCCATAGTGCCACTGCCAACTGCCGCGCGGCTGCTTGCCCTGCAAGCCAATAGCGTAGCTACGGGTCTTATGATCAAAAGCACCCGGTGCACCAGATTCTGTCGTTCTGCGGTCAAAATCGTAGTCATTTTCCAGAGTCCGGTAGTAGCCACCCCATTCCAGGTAGGCCGTATCAGGGGCATCCTGCTTGCCGCCTATTCGCTGATTGAAGAGCAGCAGGTGCGATTGGGTATGATCGGTTTCCGGCAGGTTCGCGAAACCGGTATAAGCACCGGGCCAGCCGTAGAAGTTATCCTGATAACCCATCGCGAAATCGGTTTGGGTGTTGGTCGTTCGGTGCTGAGCGCGCGCAAAGAAGCGTTCGAAGTCGTGATCACCGTATGCGCGACTGCCCTCGCCGCTGGAACTTGCGTAGTCAACTTCGATGCCCTTATCACTGTGCGCTGCTGCGAAAACATGCGCCAGCTTTACTGATCGATACTGCAACGAATCCGAACCGACGCCGACGCCTATCCGTCGTTCCGAGTGCATGGGCTGCCACTCGTAGTTCAGCGTGGCTACCGCAGCGTTGAAACCTGCCAACGCGTTATCGATGCCGGTCAGAATGACAGGCGCGGACAAGGCGTCAGGGTTTAGCGGTACGAGCGCGGCGTAGTGGCCGGTCTGCGGGTCCATAACCGTGACGGCGCCGAGCTTGAATCCCGTGTTTTCGAACAAGCCACCGCGAATGGCAATGTCGGCCTGGCCTTCTGCATGTCCTCGCGCCTGCAAATCGACCTGAGGATCGTAACGCAGCGCGGTAGCAACTGAGGCCGAGGTGCCGGCCGGGTCGTTATTGGCGACACGTTGGCCGTAAACCGTGATTGTCGAGACTTCCTCAACGTCGGATTGCTCGTTGGCCATGTCCGCGTGGCTCAGTATGGGCAGGAACACGGCCAGTGCCGCGCCTTTTTTAAGAGCAGATCTTGCCTGGTAATTCATGGGTACTTCGGGTCTCACCTTTGGTTCAGAAATCCTGCTTAAAAAAAGGCCCTCACCGACCAGACGGTCGTGAGAGCCCGTATTCACATACTCTATCGCCGTAACCGCGTGTCGCCAATTACCGGAATTGCCAACGTACCGAATTTGATCGCCGCAACAACGTGCCGGCAATACGCGCCAACGCGCAGTAATACTTAGTCCGCCAGTGTAACCACACTGGGCATTTCCACACCTCGCTCGGTGAAATTTACAACGAGCGATAGCCGATCGAACAAGTCACTCATGCCCAGCATGATGTCGCGGGTCGCCTGCGTCACTTCCGGCGATGCGTCTTGGTCTGGCTGGATCTCGCTTGCTTCGGCTACAAACGCGTAATAGCGTTTGGCATCCATGTGCATGGCATAAAACGGCACAGGGTCGCCCGCTTTGGCAGCAAGCATGGATGACAAGCGTTGATCACCGCCGTCACCGACCGCCAATGCCAGGCCGCTGCCATTCATCGCCAGCCAGGCTTGTTCGACCGGTGCTTGCAGCAGCGGTGAATCAAAACGAACCGGCTTGCCATCAGCTTGCAAATTCAGCGCGGCGAGCTCCGGGCTGAATATGCTGCCCATCGCCACGAGGCCGGCGGCATTGTCCGTCGCCAACAGGAACCGCATGTCAATAGAGCTTGGTGGTACTTTCGCCGCCACGTTCCCACCTTGCACATCGTCTACCACTGCAAGGAAGCCCTTCAGGCTGTAGGCGACCGGCGGTAATGGTTGTTCGAGGACCATTCGCCCCTGGGCAACGCCAGCCTGTAAATCTGACAGTAGCCCGCACTCGAACGGATCAGCGTCCATGGCATCAAGGCGTGCCTCGTAGAACGAACGGAATGCCAGCAAGTCGATACTCATCCCCATTGAGAACAGGCCACCGTGATCGCTGCCGAGGCCCGGCACAGGCGCTGTCAAAGTGGTTAATCCGCTGGCGATGTCACTCCGCAGTTCCAGCACCGTGTTCGACGCAATGCGCTTTGCATTGAGTTCGGTGTAGCCGGTCAGCAATCGCGGCGCAATATCGGCCAGGGCTGAGAACTCCGCTTTGCACACCGCACTCAAAGACACACTGTTGAATTCGGCCCGCTCCAGCAGCTCGGCATTGATGCCCGTTGGCTCGGTGAGGAAGGTATCGGCTATCCGCCTGAAATCGACAAAGCCGATGCCGTGCGCCGTGAACCCGTACTCTTTACTCATCTGCTCCAGTTTTCCGGAGTCAGCGATAGACGATTCCGGTTTTGTCAGCCCGAGAACACGACGCAGCGAATCATCGCTGATGCCTGTTGGAATCACGGTGGCAACCAGTTGATTGCCAAATCTGGCCAGAATGAACGTTGCCTCATCGTCGCCGGCAAACCGGTAATCCTGATTGTCGATTTGCGCCGTCGACATTTTGCTGCCCGCGTCCGTTTCGATCTCCGCAAACGTGCGCTCAAAAGCGTCGCCGTCAGTCAGGTTGATCCGCAAAACCGGCGCCAGACCAACGCCGTAAATTGCGAATGTCGATTCCCGCCCGATTCCGGCATTGCGCAAACCCGATACCGAAAACAGGTTGGCCATCTTATCCAGGATTACCGCCGCATGCTCGCGACTGGCCTCTACCTCGTCGTCAGCGATGTCTGCACTCTCAAGCCCATCAACGGCGATGGCGCGCACCAGTGTTTGATAACCCTGCAACAGCT
The DNA window shown above is from Woeseia oceani and carries:
- a CDS encoding TonB-dependent receptor plug domain-containing protein; protein product: MNYQARSALKKGAALAVFLPILSHADMANEQSDVEEVSTITVYGQRVANNDPAGTSASVATALRYDPQVDLQARGHAEGQADIAIRGGLFENTGFKLGAVTVMDPQTGHYAALVPLNPDALSAPVILTGIDNALAGFNAAVATLNYEWQPMHSERRIGVGVGSDSLQYRSVKLAHVFAAAHSDKGIEVDYASSSGEGSRAYGDHDFERFFARAQHRTTNTQTDFAMGYQDNFYGWPGAYTGFANLPETDHTQSHLLLFNQRIGGKQDAPDTAYLEWGGYYRTLENDYDFDRRTTESGAPGAFDHKTRSYAIGLQGKQPRGSWQWHYGLQLSADELLRSTDLTHGTFNSRRYARLSVAPSRRWMIDSANHLTLRLGATFDASNRDDNALLPLLGLTWAHTDTAGVDKISIDYAATSQLPGYTALNSGVNGLFGGNPTLGRARADTLSLAFDRQRAEWHANVTIFSRRDDDLVDWTYLSGAPFARQANAVDIDVVGVELALSRQWQAVTLVAGYNYLDKQADYGVGSVDASFYALNYARHRLTLAVLARPSDRITLRWDNELRDQADNALRTGNHRAYATSMAFEWSPLFADRLTASLIADNLTNSNFEEFPGTPAARRRLSLKLRYLW